DNA sequence from the Streptomyces sp. CA-210063 genome:
ATCTGCTCACCGGACAGCACCGGCTGGCCCGCGAGGCGGTGGAGCAGGCCTTCCAGCTCGCCTGGCAGCGCTGGCCCGAGGTGGCCGTCGACCGCGACCCGGCGGGCTGGGTGCGGGCGGCGGCCCACGAGTACGCCCTCTCCCCCTGGCACTGCCTGCGCCCCCGGCCCCGGCGTCGCGGGCCGCAGCCGGCCGACCCCACCGGCCGCGCCCTGCTGGACGCGCTCCTCGAACTACCGCCCCCGTACCGCCGCACCCTGCTCCTCTACGACGGCGTCGGCCTCGATCTGCCCGACACGGCCGCCGAGACGGAGGCGAGCACGCCGGCCGCGGCGGGCCGACTGCTCTACGCCCGCGCGACCGTCACCGCGCGCCTCCCGGAACCGGTCGCGCCCGACGACCTCCACCGCCTCCTGGCCGAACTGCCCGCCGGCATCGACCCCGGCCCCGTCAAGCCCATCGTCCTCCGCGCCCGAGCCGACCTTCGCGCCCGCCGCTGGACCCACACCGCCCTCGTCTTCACCATCGTCCTCCTCACCACCACCGCCCTCTCCCTCCGCACCGCCCCCGACCACTACGAACCCCCCGTCCCCCAAGGCACCCCCATCCGAGACCTCCCCCCAAGAGCAGCCCCCGGCCCCCTCTCCAAAACCGAACAGAAACTCCGAGCCAAACTCAGATCAGAGGCAGCGGCGGGCCCGGAACGCGTCCACCCGGAAGCCCGCTGAGCCACCCGCCCGCCATGCGTAGCTGCGCGCAATCGTCCCGCCGGAACAGCTGCCCACCCTGACCGTCCCAACTGCGCGCAGCCGTACCGCCGGAACAACTGCCCCCCTGGCCGTCCCAGCTGCGCGCAGCCGTACCGCCGGAACGGCTGCCCACCCTGGCCGTCCCAGCTGCGGGCAGTCGTGCCGCTACGGCCCTTCTGATGGATCTCCGCGACGCCGCGGAGATCCATCAGAAGGGCCCTAGGGGCGGCACGGGTGGGCGCAGCGGCACCCGGCCAGCGCCGGTGAGCGAAACCCACCCCCGCCCAGCGGCGGCGCCGGTGCCGCACAGCCGAGTCCCGCCCGGAAACGCCAGCGGGCCCGTACCCCCGAACAAGGGGGTGCGGGCCCGCGAAAGGCTCAGCAGAGCGGAAGGTCAGCCGCCAAGGATCTCGCGCGCGAGCTTCGCCGTCTCGGTCGGCGTCTTGCCGACCTTGACGCCGGCGGCCTCAAGGGCCTCCTTCTTCGCCGCGGCCGTACCGGAGGACCCGGAGACGATGGCACCGGCGTGGCCCATCGTCTTGCCCTCGGGCGCGGTGAAGCCGGCGACGTACCCGACGACCGGCTTCTTCACGTTCGCCTTGATGAAGTCGGCGGCCCGCTCCTCCGCGTCGCCACCGATCTCACCGATCATGACGATGAGGTCGGTGTCGGGGTCGGCCTCGAACGCGGCGAGCGCGTCGATGTGCGTGGTGCCGATGACGGGGTCGCCACCGATACCGACCGCCGACGAGAAGCCGATGTCACGCAGCTCGTACATCATCTGGTACGTCAGCGTGCCGGACTTCGAGACGAGACCGATGCGGCCCGGCTTGGTGATGTCACCGGGGATGATGCCGGCGTTCGACTGGCCGGGGGTGATCAGACCCGGGCAGTTCGGGCCGATGATCCGGGTCTTGTTGCCCTGCGACACGGCGTACGCGTAGAACGCGGCGGAGTCGTGGACCGCGATGCCCTCGGTGATGACGACCGCGAGCGGGATCTCGGCGTCGATGGCCTCGACGACGGCGGCCTTGGCGAAGGCCGGCGGTACGAAGAGGACGGACACGTTGGCGCCCGTCTTCTCGATCGCCTCGGCGACCGTGCCGAAGACCGGGATCTCGGTGCCGTCGATGTCGACGGACGTGCCCGCCTTGCGGGGGTTCACACCACCGACGATGTTCGTGCCGTCGGCCAGCATGAGCTTGGTGTGCTTCATGCCCGTGGCACCGGTCATGCCCTGGACGATGACCTTGCTGTCCTTGTTGAGGAAGATAGCCATGGCTGTGTCTGTCCCTCTTCCTTACTTCGCAGCCGCGAGCTCGGCGGCCTTGTCGGCCGCGCCGTCCATGGTGTCCACGCGCTGGACCAGCGGGTGGTTGGCGTCGGAGAGGATCTTGCGACCCAGCTCGGCGTTGTTGCCGTCGAGGCGGACGACGAGGGGCTTGGTGACTTCCTCGCCCTTGTCCTTGAGCAGCTGCAGCGCCTGCACGATGCCGTTGGCGACCTCGTCACAGGCGGTGATGCCACCGAAGACGTTGACGAACACGGACTTGACGTCCGGGTCGCCGAGGATGATCTCCAGGCCGTTCGCCATGACGGCGGCGGAGGCGCCACCGCCGATGTCGAGGAAGTTGGCGGGCTTGACCCCACCGTGCGCCTCACCGGCGTACGCGACGACGTCCAGGGTGCTCATGACGAGACCCGCGCCGTTGCCGATGATGCCGACCTCACCGTCGAGCTTGACGTAGTTGAGGTTCTTCT
Encoded proteins:
- a CDS encoding RNA polymerase sigma factor, encoding MTRAAGKPLVSSDPSVQSGAEWYEQPHCADDADDPDLAPPPLTPGQAFDALYAYCAPTLVQQTYLLTGQHRLAREAVEQAFQLAWQRWPEVAVDRDPAGWVRAAAHEYALSPWHCLRPRPRRRGPQPADPTGRALLDALLELPPPYRRTLLLYDGVGLDLPDTAAETEASTPAAAGRLLYARATVTARLPEPVAPDDLHRLLAELPAGIDPGPVKPIVLRARADLRARRWTHTALVFTIVLLTTTALSLRTAPDHYEPPVPQGTPIRDLPPRAAPGPLSKTEQKLRAKLRSEAAAGPERVHPEAR
- the sucD gene encoding succinate--CoA ligase subunit alpha, producing MAIFLNKDSKVIVQGMTGATGMKHTKLMLADGTNIVGGVNPRKAGTSVDIDGTEIPVFGTVAEAIEKTGANVSVLFVPPAFAKAAVVEAIDAEIPLAVVITEGIAVHDSAAFYAYAVSQGNKTRIIGPNCPGLITPGQSNAGIIPGDITKPGRIGLVSKSGTLTYQMMYELRDIGFSSAVGIGGDPVIGTTHIDALAAFEADPDTDLIVMIGEIGGDAEERAADFIKANVKKPVVGYVAGFTAPEGKTMGHAGAIVSGSSGTAAAKKEALEAAGVKVGKTPTETAKLAREILGG